The nucleotide sequence gatttttctaaaaatatttcttttgtatttttcttgttacaatcatgtttctagtcttgtttaaacactaaaaatattattagtttacttAGAAACCATGACTTTGTAAGTCTTgtaaataaacttggtttcttggaaaattatttttgtaatcatccatttacaagatttgtattttgtttgaATCATTTTTACATATTAAGGTCACTTTCATTATTCAAGTTCATGGAGACATAAAATATGATGATcatggtctttcacaagatcaccactttaacttactagatcacgtgtttaatcacaatctagtactTTCCGTATGAtttctaacatcactaacactaaTAATCAACCAACAAAAAGCACATCAACATATTCAACATGTATTCTTAtatttttaagcttatgttaaagtaTCATGATCATATTCTTTTGTGTTCTTCAAGTTTATCATTGTTCATCATCTTTCAACAAACAATATATAAAGTAACAAGTTACaaggagcttactactagcacaagggctagggaagaacacttgaAGATTAAGATGACAAAGATGGTGGGtaaaagcaaatgaagaaggtTCTTCAAGATCTACAAGCTCCACACTTCGTTAATCACCTTCTAGCACCTTATGTtaagcttggaatggatgaactaagtttgaagatggtggtggtgtgggggTGGCTCACGGCCGTAGGTGGCAGAAGGGAGGAGGGAGGTGTGGTGTTGAGTGGTGAAATGAAAATGGTGATACTTATAATCTTCCACAAGATCATATCATATCTAAAGAGATCCCACAATATCTAAATAATATCAAAATAAATCCAAGTAATATCAAAATAATATCAAATGGGATTTAGTAGGATTTGGCAATATTTGGTGGGGGCCACCCCTTTGTAACCGTAGACAAGAATGGGGGGGGGCAAAGTGTAATTTCAAACTTTAATTTTATAAACAAGTTATCTTTCATGTGTAATTTTTAGGGACTTGATGTGTTATTACGTTATAaggggtgttatggtgttcggggaccataactagttcagaaacattaaaacaatgcttctagtaatattttgatgttccgggtaatgtccagttgttcggttagataccggttcgttaaagtgctaaattgcaccgtttagtgtcctttaagtATCCTTTTGTATCCCGTTTAGTTCCCAACACTTAGGAGGGTATTCTGGATAATAAAACATGAATTCTGCATAATATTTATGTGTTAaaaagctgattatagctgatTTGTGCAGAATTCTAcatttaaagtgcgtttcgggtgctttttagtgcattttctagcttccggaaagtttatatgttaacccttgtatatactcttgggttttaatgtattcttgtcgttggacctacacctaggccccaattctattgtctgactgctttctgcagaattgttgacacaatgtgtcttaccggtgagtttactagtatctctgacgcaacgctgttcattaatgcataaagtaattcttgtggtataaaacgtgcatgaattcacaagtATATCATGTAATCgaacaatgttgacatttaagcaaaTAAAACAGTCATTAagtattaattaaattgtacggaaattaccggttttgtgccagttgtcacactaAGGGTGTGTGTGCTCATGACTCAAACCACTATtatcttattttaatttatttttgtaaaaaggAAAGGAAATATTGAATAAGGAAAGGAGGCCCATGgtgttgccatggtttaatccatgggaaTCATGGTGGATGAGACAAGAGGGTGGTGTAGCAATCCATTAATGGTCCTTCGTGGCGATTGATGACCTAACCATGCCcctcacaccctatagccttattaaatttataatttaaattatCAAGTACTTTAAGAAACCATTGATGCAATAAAGTAACACACGAATAAGATAAGAATAAGTCTTAAACATAAATACAAGTTATATAAAGTAGCACACGAATAAAGAAATATAAGTCTTaaatataaaagtttaaaactaaAAGCTCATGTTTCAAGTACTTTGTATCATGATAAGATCAAGTTAATAATCAAACGGCTTAAACATCTTAAGGATGTCATCTATATTGTCACACCACCATTTGTCATCATCGAGATCAGCGTCCTCCGGAATTTCTTATATCTTTCCTATTTGATTGTTACAACCTTTGGAGGATGAGTTTAGTAGCTGGAGCAGTTTGGGAAACTGAAAAAAAATGTTAAGTGTTTTagtttcatatttttatcatgttATCGTTATATATAATACAGGATAAAAACGACGTTCAGAGTTAAAcataatataaaaacaaaaaaaacgaaTAATATATCATGTTTTAGAAACATACATACCTGTGTAAAGATCTGAAAGGATGAATATTGAAGCTCCAAAACCACTGAATAATAAATAAGATGAATGTTAAGTGTGAGCATAGAAGAAAAAAATCAAAGTTATACACAACAGAAAATTGATGTATCTCTAAACCAACAATTctaaagaacaagaaatttcttGAAGTTAAAAAACTAATTAGTTATACTATATATAGAACCTATAAACTAACGGGTTGAATAACCTATAGTTTTTTTCAActaactaatattatctataagaGTATTTTTAAACTTATAATCCCTAAAAAATGCAACAAAATCTAGTATTCAGTTTTTGAAAATGTATTATGGAGTTTACCAGACTTCTAAAAAAacgtttttatcatttttatgagCAGGCGggggtctcactagaagcagCATCTCTATTCCTACgtggtagaggtaaggctgtctacatcttaccctcctcataccctatcttagctttgctattggtgggatttactgagtatgatgatgataattttttttattgaaaactaAAATTCCATTTTATTGAATATggtattatataatttttttaatatagccAATTAGATAAAACAAGTAAGCTTGTTTGATGTCAATTTACTACCTGCTAACCCATGTAAGTGTGTGCACCCAACCAAGTAATTACACAAACATACAAAATAAGAACAAAGCTCATATCAAACCCGTATGTGCAAGGTTTCGAAATTTAATCTGGTCCCCAAGAACAAATTGGTGAACAATCTAAATCAAACGAAAATTAGAGTGAAAAGGGTTGGAATATTAATCGATTGTGATTATCTAAAGACTACTTACTTCGATTGCAAAACAATAGAAGGTTATCATATAAACAATCAATTGAAATTACCAACCCTAACCCCTaccaaatatatcccaattactagaattctcaggaattaaatgaattagaaAAAGGGTTAAACAAATTCAATCGTTTACAATCCAATCCAATCAATCGAATCAAATGGTAAAAAGCATCAAATGCTTAGAttactgtaacaactctcactaaaattaatacttagtagattaattatctattaagaaaaccctaattgagaaacccaagcaattctgcataaaccctaaaattttcataacaatcggaatcaggatcagggcccctaaaactcaaggggggtaaaccctagctaatAACTATCTTCAATTCTTGCTGTAGAAGTTAAATTTCGTTTAACTATGACTCATCTAGGCTATctgggacacgaaacaacctaggctagaaagtagacccgtcgcgccacgcgacgggtacatatgtctctttcgcgtggcgcgaaggagtacatttttcagatataaatacaGGGCAGTGGCACTTGAATTTCGGTGTTAGTTCGACGTTCATATTCAAATTAAGCTCTGAGATATCATAGaaatcgttcacaacacacactaatctcgaaacgctaccgcaatcagggtaataactcgatcgctattacgattcaacgtccgattgattgaaactatccaacgattgtttgagtgctgctcgaattgagcttatactttgttattcatcatgatttcgacttgaatatttgagtgttgttcgaattcggactatgctctgttattcgttgtgaatccgttgaattgttaagtattgcaccgtactaatcgttgtgagggtttaatctcgtgaattgtcgtaactgctgtattagttactaacccgtttgtgtgtgcattatgtttaaattaggttaattaaggctaatcagtaggcttatactctgctcgtaaaatctgcaaagtgagtcattctctttttatcaactgttttacaaaactccaagttattttcaaagttataattacagggattaagtctttgtaatcaccaaattacagccggtatttggggttttgtatacattaattgataatcttcaacattggggcagccaatgggtgatatgaccataatcacagacaccactggacaggtgggccagtgggtcgagtgataaagtaccgtgggtagttggtttgatattagagacattgtaatcgctcttaatactgtgaattataacaaatgggtcgttttagtaaaatgaatgattcactcagtattcccccgctgacaaaacctttttcaaacatgttttaggtgatctgttgtgagcaaagaaaagtgtcgtgaagcactaccagcttagaaaagtggctcaatgtaaataaataaagaaacatgttttgaatcAAGATTTCTCTGTGAAATCAGCTtaatgtaaattatgggattatatccctaaattatgtaaacgggcagttcGAAATAttgaaaagatcctgttttaaaaaaaaaagacctccgctgtcgcctaaattaaacaccacaggatttctgtcccgcggctcctgaaacgggtaaaaccgggtcgggggccgtgacaattaCCAAGTTCAAATACAATCAAAGACACATAAAATTGTCTACTTACAAGAATCCTACACTCGGATGAAACCACTAAAGGATTAGCCGGTCATCTCGGTCAATTGATCTTCAGAAACTTGAATGGTGATCAGTTATATCTTCAATATGGTTGATTTCGGTGAGGAAATATGATGATCAAAGGTGAAAAATAGCGCCAAGTTATGTTCCTTGCCTCCCTAAGTTCATATATTGAAGGAATAATGAGTTAGGGTTTTTAAAACCCTTTTAATCCCTAGCAAAAAGTCAATGCGCGGACTCCAAATCGAACCCGCCATAGCCTACGGTCTGCTGACCGTAGGTTACGGTTACGACCTGCTGTTTACTTTTGTTTAGATGAACCGTAAGCTACGGTCTCCAactgtagcttacggtggagACCTGCTGCTGCTGTTATTATTAAACTACCTGATAGTAACTTACGGAATCACCACTGTAGCCTACGGCGGGATTCCTCAAGCTCTCCCTTCACATATTCAACTTTCATATAATGACCCAAAGGTCTCTAAACTTCATTCTTTTATGCTTCTTGCACATCCAAGCTATTTTCTAAGATAAATCACGTCCCGAACACCATCTTTTGCCTTgtttgttggatcgtcgtgtgaccctaacgagtcaatctgaagagttcaacatcaaaatcaaaggcggaatcagtgaaatcGACGTAACACAACTTGTTTTCCTCTAATTATCTTCTTATTAACCGATTATGAGCTTTTACAGAttcaaatgacaaacggacagcacctcggctctgaatcACACACACTAATTCCGTCTTAAATAACACAGATCATCACCTATATATAGCCAACCTAATTCCGGTTGAACATACTCAAACGGAATTATAATACAAACGGAATTACACACTCAAACGGAATTAgttaattccgtacggaattactaGATGtccctttcaagcggaattagctctttcatgcggaattagcttTTTGTCATTTTTCTCGAACTTCGTGCCATGAataatgtaagactcgataccaGACGAAGTTGACaaacattactgcactaacagactccccttgGATGTCGACGAAGTCtgcagtgtcgagtcttcaaagtcttcagtcttcatcagtctttgtgcTTAAACAAAATGTCTAACGCTGTAAAGCACCTTTAACCACTATCAGTTTCATTCTTGAAACTTCAATTTGATTGTTAATCCAGAATGTaaactccccctttcgataagctggaaTTTATTTTCTGGTTCAAACTCTATACTATCTTTGCCATGAAGTTCTTTCTTTGCTTGTTAACTCCCCTTTAAGCTGTTCTATCTCAACTATCCTGCACATCTTCTACCTCAAcgtaagtttcacaaatttatgacatttaaaacaaaacttactagtagaaatcattcattcatcaatctgttatagttacatcaagttcaaatgaatgaccttgattaactaaacatacaatctttcaaaacatttgtatatgacattcaaagtttttCCAACAAACTTTTCCAACCCGATatagttcatcatgtttagcactcagaattttgaaaatctgctttctaaaatcagttgtcgaaaatctttttgtatttttcaaaatttaaaactaaaacacaatctttttgggttttttgtttttagagaaatgcagtaaagaaatatatacagacaatatttttgtgagtttgtgtaagaggatcatatcagtttatgagacaaatcactagcaccgttaagctttaatcattttaagttctaaacgattcacatagattgacgatatagttgtccttttaaactcaaactaaaaactttcaaaatgcttaccgatacgttaaggtatattaattttgcactaaattcttatggaccccacgatctcagcatatcccctcatcatgcaatacactaactcaagtaatgcctttaaactttcatcaactgtgatatgtgcgaaaataaagcagaatgtttaaacattaacaatcaggtcgatctttcgatacacagagaaagtccaatgtttaaacaaaataagaaaataaaaacaagttgaaattgtttaggctttaaccaccagttcGATAATTCCGTATACGCaaaggtgatccaaagcttaaacgaaacaccaaagaaaataaagcagaatgtttaggcactaacatccagttcgatactcacgtatacgcagaggatctccaatgcttaaacaaaataaagaaataaaataaatttaaatctttgcaaaataaaatgcacaatcATAGTGATTtttttcagcaagttgtgaaaATTCACAGACTTAACCGGTTTTTATGCTCTTTTAGCATTCAacgattactgagtaggtacacaatcacgaaggacaaaactaagtactatgctttcaaccatgtttcccactagaactaggctttttcatataagtttgtatcgttatcacaaagctactagtctagctgagcctatcgtcacatccttagtgaaaccgtttatcacatttgacatttcatttctttagcatgctgtgatagtccactgatttactatcatttcctcttattcacAACAAACTCACTTTtgttttttcaatgtttttggcatttttcaaattttctaatttttttaaaatttttctccccctaaaatcaaaatatatttcaattttgattttctgggaaaatttgaaaacaaactatacaaggaaagtgacaaactgatatcaaatcgcttcaattcgccattcacttggcataaacaatcagaactccccctgacaacaaactattttcccattatgatttcaaaacacttaagtttgttttaatcaaaaatggtttttccggaaaattagttttgtttgtctTTTCACAAACTTGGGGTTcttttcatcacattgttcttttatcacttcctgaaaaatttaacatttttaggTTCTATCAACAAAATCACTTTGTAAGAAAGTTAactcaagtacaacttaatgtccttgattaacctcttgaaagatcgaaatatcacaatcgtgaatttctcaagaaagatgccgattcctactccatgcttaccaacctgggagttccggcaagtcaggtttttatttgaagagatccacccaagcctgacggtccttgggtgcttTTGAGTTTCTGTTTAACAATGGTGAacaatttgcatcatccattgttagaACAGATTTCTCACTTTTTACCTCAACAGATGGCTCATCTGACTTTAatgaatcagattcattgccaaaACGTGGCTCTtttgcttccgaagaaacaaattcatcgccagaagatgaCTCTTTTGTTTTCGCAGAAACAAATTCATCGTCATCTTTTATTGGAACCCAAAATTTACAAAATTCAGGTTTACCAAATTTATCAACCTCTGACATGCACAATTtttcattattatttttataCTTAAAAACTTTGATAAAGACTTTTTCTGAAAAATTAACGTTCTTTGATTGTTCACAAGCTGAATTGgcatgaactcctcgtcctgagctcagataccacttgttggatcgtcgtgtgaccctaacgagtcaatctgaagagttcaccatcaaaatcaaaggcggaatcaatgaaatcGACGAAACACGGCTTGTTTTCCTCTAATTGTCTTCTTATTAACCGATTCTGAGCTTTTACATAttcaaatgacaaacggacagcacctcggctctgaatcACACACACTAATTCCGTCTTAAATGACACAGATCATCACCTATATATAGCTaacctaattccgcttgaacatacTCAAATGGAATTATACTACAAACGGAATTACACACTCAAACGGAATTAgttaattccgtacggaattactaGATGtccctttcaagcggaattagctctttcatgcggaattagcttTTTGTCATTTTTCTCGAACTTCGTGCCATGAataatgtaagactcgataccagacgaagttgacagacattactgcactaacattGTTTATCATCCTCAGATGTTCCATTCACTCTCTAAACACTTTAACTTCACCGATTTAAGAAATTAACCTCCAAAACCACAATCTCTCGTAGTTATCACATTTAAAGCATGGAATCACTTAAAACGCAATAAAACACATAAGATAAACGGCATTAAGGTTCAggtttcaccctctccatcaaGTGGCAGAGACTTCCTGAAACTTGGCATCGCGATTGTAGTATTTATTATTAATGACAATGTTTTTACTTATTTGGTTGTAATAACCTATGTATTTTTTCGTTGCGTTTTAAATGAAAAGTTCTGTATGCACTATAGGCTGAAGGGTAAATCCAACAGTTGAGATCCTCGGGTTTGGGGCGttttaaagttaaatgaacaaacactaCATGcacatgttcgtgttcgttcggtaaATTTACAAGCCTATTGATAATGTATACACATCCACACAACATTGATCTAGTATTTACTAGTCCAAATAACTTTGATATTATTCATCGTGATTACATTACAATTTACATTTGATGACTAATACAATATACCAAAAACGATGACTTATTAAGTTTCTCATTATAGTGTCCGGGGGACAAATTTCCGTGCCCAGACATGCTTCCCATTTATAACGTATTTCGATTTTCCCAGCAGACCATCTTTCCCTATAACTGCTTTCAGCGAAGAGGGATTTCGAACCACAATCCTTGCAAAAAGTGGTTGAGTACCTGCTTCAACTGGTTGCATGTGCAGGGACTGGATTATATCTCCAAACATCCTGATCAATTTAAAAGAATTATTATTAAAGTTACTAAAGAAAGAGAAAGATATAACACGATAATTCTTGAATTGAAGATCTTTTACCTACAGAAGTAATCTGTAATTTCCTTTTCCGAAAGTGGGTAACCTTTAGAAAAGGTGAGGAAGATGGTCTGATCATCTGGTGGTACCTCTTCATCTGGCTCGCTTTCCACTAGTCGGGTATGATTTAGAGACGTTCGGCCACCCGCATATGTATGGTTCTGGCCTAAGTATGTAGATTTCCTCATCTGTTGATTTTCATATTGGTGCGCCATCTGGTAGTTTCGCACAAATTTTGTATCTTGATATGCTACTCTAGCTGATGGTACTTGTTGAAATCTAACTTCGGTACCTGTGTACCCGAGATCACCAAAACTGTTGGGGACTATAGGGTCTTGGTGAGGGTACATTGCAGGAGTCTCACTATGGATGGTAACTTGTTCTAGAATATCATCAAGAGCTTTCGCAGAAACATCCTGGGCTATGCAACATACCTCATTACATATCAGATCCCCATAGAGATTAAGCTCATCAAGATTTATATGTTTCCGATCAAGAAAACACTGAAGTTTTGTTATGTTATAATTATTGTTGCTTCCCTGAAACATCAACTTGTTTGCTTTCTTTTGCAAGAACCTAACGCATATAAGGGCCTCATCAGCAACTTCATTGATTGCTTTAGGGGACAAAAACTTAATGAACATTTTACCAAGAGGGTTCGATGTATACCCTCCTCTTTCTAGCCACAGGAGAAACCCGATCACGAGTGTTGTCTCAACAACCTCACGTTGCAAGAATAGAAAGAAGATTTTGAATAGGGCTCGCTCGTATTGGTAAAAAAGACGGTATTCGGCCTTTGAGACGTCGAGGCTTGGAATCGTCATTGGAAAGAGCGAGGGTTGTTTAGATGAAGCAAAGGGGTTTGCCATTGGAGTTGGTTATTCTGCTTGAGAAGTCAGGTGTGTGTTTAACTTGGTGAAATGGGTTGTGTATTTATAGGGGTTTTGCAGATTAAGTTGATGGGTGTAAAAAACCAAAATACCATTTAGGCGATATGCTCTAAAAGCTTGAAATTAAGGCCAAAATATCATCCCAAGAAATCATTCTTGAAAAGGGGGAATTTATGACaattatataatgttatatgatATCCATGAGGTGTTTGTCATTAGGATTGGTAATGTTATGAATAATATAAACTTATCacttatgtgtgtgtatatatgtgtgtgtacatatatatataaattgaaTTCGAATATTCAATCGAATCGAACATCATAAATTCGTATTTGATTACTGGACTGGAATATGAATCAACTGgaattcaaattttgataatTGAATTCGAACCGGtttaaatttcaatttttttgaaTCCGTATCGAATTCTGAACACCTCTGATCTAAGTATAAATCCTTTTAGCAATACCTGTGATGGTTAACTGTAAAAAGTTGGAA is from Helianthus annuus cultivar XRQ/B chromosome 9, HanXRQr2.0-SUNRISE, whole genome shotgun sequence and encodes:
- the LOC110875720 gene encoding uncharacterized protein LOC110875720; this encodes MANPFASSKQPSLFPMTIPSLDVSKAEYRLFYQYERALFKIFFLFLQREVVETTLVIGFLLWLERGGYTSNPLGKMFIKFLSPKAINEVADEALICVRFLQKKANKLMFQGSNNNYNITKLQCFLDRKHINLDELNLYGDLICNEVCCIAQDVSAKALDDILEQVTIHSETPAMYPHQDPIVPNSFGDLGYTGTEVRFQQVPSARVAYQDTKFVRNYQMAHQYENQQMRKSTYLGQNHTYAGGRTSLNHTRLVESEPDEEVPPDDQTIFLTFSKGYPLSEKEITDYFCRMFGDIIQSLHMQPVEAEVDKFGKPEFCKFWVPIKDDDEFVSAKTKESSSGDEFVSSEAKEPRFGNESDSLKSDEPSVEVTKVDVRAVLLMLLDIVYVYP